Proteins encoded in a region of the Halosimplex halophilum genome:
- a CDS encoding DMT family transporter, which yields MHPYLTLALAIAAEVTGTTALKASGGFSELVPTAVVVAGYAGSFYLLGLTLEELPVGLVYATWAGVGIVATALVGVVAFEENLDAAGVAGMALVVAGVVVLNALSDAYAPAH from the coding sequence GTGCATCCCTACCTGACACTCGCGCTCGCCATCGCCGCGGAGGTGACCGGGACGACCGCGCTGAAGGCCAGCGGCGGCTTCTCCGAGCTGGTGCCGACCGCCGTCGTGGTCGCCGGCTACGCGGGGTCGTTCTACCTGCTCGGGCTGACGCTGGAGGAACTGCCGGTCGGGCTGGTCTACGCGACGTGGGCCGGCGTCGGCATCGTGGCGACGGCGCTGGTCGGCGTCGTCGCCTTCGAAGAAAATCTCGACGCGGCCGGGGTCGCCGGGATGGCCCTCGTCGTCGCCGGCGTCGTCGTGTTGAACGCCCTCTCGGACGCCTACGCGCCCGCCCACTGA
- a CDS encoding TrmB family transcriptional regulator translates to MSELGELGLSSYEEKVYRSLLSLGSATAGEVSEASGVPMGRIYDVLNGLDARDIVRSQSTEPTRYAAVDPETAVDRLLAERRRELDSRAERYESIAAGIGPELAATKPAESRFWTAPLGSDAAVSLERDLFAAAGDAVRSAMSDPYAAAPWERYEPEVDPFYEAVDAGVDVQMLVHAAMLDAAPPEAVERATAAPANVAVRVTTDLETTFDAVDGNEVTFHVPHPLERGERLGVIHVRDESMAGRLVEVFDRAWEAATPLSAVVESDDRAAPPEE, encoded by the coding sequence ATGTCGGAGCTGGGGGAGCTGGGACTGTCGAGCTACGAGGAGAAGGTCTACCGGTCGCTGCTGTCGCTCGGGTCGGCGACGGCCGGGGAGGTCTCCGAGGCCAGCGGCGTCCCGATGGGCCGGATCTACGACGTGCTGAACGGGCTGGACGCCCGCGACATCGTCCGGAGCCAGTCGACCGAGCCGACGCGGTACGCGGCGGTCGACCCGGAGACGGCGGTCGACCGGCTGCTGGCCGAGCGCCGGCGGGAACTCGACTCGCGGGCCGAGCGCTACGAGTCGATCGCCGCGGGGATCGGACCGGAGCTGGCGGCGACGAAGCCGGCCGAGAGCCGCTTCTGGACGGCGCCGCTGGGCAGCGACGCGGCCGTCTCGCTGGAGCGGGACCTGTTCGCGGCGGCCGGCGACGCCGTCCGCTCGGCGATGAGCGACCCCTACGCCGCGGCGCCGTGGGAGCGCTACGAGCCGGAGGTCGACCCCTTCTACGAGGCGGTCGACGCAGGGGTCGACGTGCAGATGCTCGTCCACGCGGCGATGCTCGACGCGGCGCCGCCGGAGGCCGTCGAGCGGGCGACTGCGGCGCCCGCAAACGTCGCCGTGCGCGTGACGACGGACCTGGAGACGACCTTCGACGCGGTCGACGGCAACGAGGTGACCTTCCACGTCCCCCACCCGCTGGAGCGCGGCGAGCGCCTCGGAGTGATCCACGTCCGCGACGAGTCGATGGCCGGGCGGCTGGTCGAGGTCTTCGACCGCGCGTGGGAGGCGGCGACGCCGCTGTCCGCCGTCGTCGAGAGCGACGACCGCGCGGCACCGCCGGAGGAGTGA